Below is a window of Cryptococcus neoformans var. neoformans JEC21 chromosome 12 sequence DNA.
TTGATAGGGTTAATTTTAGTCACTAACCATTTTATACGAAGATGGTAACCAAGGAAAATAGAGAATGATGAAACAGAAATTTGTACTATATAAATACGTAAAGAAGGACGATGCTCTCGTCATGTCTCTCGTTCAGGAACAGTCAATAACTCGGGGATCCGATGATCTCCATTTTTCGTCGCTCATCGGTGTACTCTCATGATGGCTCAAATGCGTGAGCAACTCGCTCAGCGGTCTAATTAACATCAGACAGAAACGCAAATTGAAGACACAATAATCCTCAGTTGCTACCAACACTGCATTCGTCGAAACAGTAACATATTGCCAAAGTGCACTCCGCTGGAAATACAGTTGTACCGAGTTCGACAGATTCACAACCGTAATGGACGCTCTCATCCCGTTCACGACTTCTGGTTCACTGGTTGACCTTGTTGACAGTTAGTCTTGAACTCCTTAGTATGATTCCCGCATCCCATCTGCATTTCGCAAGCGGGAGGCCCGTGGGATTGTCATGATCTCAAGCTGACCCTGTTTCCAGAGAAAGTCCTCGTTATCTTGCGAGACGGGAGGAAGTTGATAGGCTTGTTTAGGAGTTACGACCAATTTGGTACGTCATTCTTTTGCTTTGTTTTCTGTGACTATGGATTAATATAAGTCTCCGTATTGCCATCGTCATTCTTGGGCGGAATCTACTTGTATTTTGGCACCTTGGTCCAACATGCGAACGCAGCcaacttccttcttgaatCGTGTGTAGAGAGATTACACTACAAACTTGAATATGCAGACAAGGATATTGGAGTGTTGTTAGTGCGAGGAGAGAACGTTGTGGCTTTAGGAGAAATTGTTGGTCGCTCACTTCAAATCTGGGTTTAGCATAGAAGTGCTGATGTCAGGCATAGGATCTGATAGCGGAAGATATGGTACCTTTACAACAAGTAAATGTACAAGAAATCGAGGAAAAGATATCCGCTGAGAACGTATGTTGGCTTTATTTTCTGATAATAGCTGGAACTGCAGCGGAGACTGAGGCTGATTTGTGGGCAGAAACAACGAGAACGAGACCACGCTGTAAAAGAATCTGTGTTATCAAAGATGGGCTTTGTGAACGAGGGCAAGGAGGGCGATGCATACTAGCTGCGGTATGCGGATGACGAAGGATACTGGTCGATACTTGACTCTGCGCGTTATTATATGAGTCTATGGATGGTTTAGCTGATTTCGTTCTAGGAGATAGGCCAAAGGAGGGATCACCGATCCACCATCAGAAGTCCGGTCAACCATCGtgtttccttcctctctgaCATTAGGCACTACGCGTCGCATCTCTAACTTTTGCCACtaggaggtggaagaacTGATTCACTTCTTTGGAAGGAGCAGTTCTGCTCTTTGCTGATTCGTCTCGCCCATCTTTTATTTACTTATACTTCAAGCGCACGCAGTAGCTTTGTTCATGTCATCgcgtcttcctccttcttcagcgCACTCCATCAAATTCGGACATGCCCAATCGACACCTCCTTCAAAGTCCAGTACTTTTGGCCAGGGACGCAATGACGGAGTGTTAGAATGGTTGGATTATGCGGAGTGTTCACTATGGTGGGTGAAAGATGTGGAAGTCGCACATCGTGAACATCGACTGATAATCATGATAGCCGGGATCCTTTGCTAAATGGAGCAGCTAAAGGCAAACACTACTGGATGACTTCTTGTGGCCATATTCTCTGCTCTTCTGATGAACATCAGCGCAAGTCttttgagaagattgtcAAGATGCTCACACTAATTTAGATTAGACCAAGAAGGCATATGTACAGCATGCAACAAGCAAATGGAACTCTTTCTTATCCAGGAAGGATCAGTGAGCGCAGTTCTATTGCTTTTCAAAGGTTCTGACGTTGCTGGTAGTTACCACCAGGGCATGAAATATGGTTTCAAAATGGCGCGTCGCTCCTAACTGGCGCAAtggaggaaatgaagacggccatgaagaagaataccTCAGCGCTCAGGGTCATGGGCGTGAGTAGACCTTTGCTTGAGACGTTTAATAGCTGACAATAGACTGCTAGTTTCAATACAGGGAGATGAAGCGATCAATACAACATTACAGAGATGCtatgaaggagaaagatgtATATGATCCAAACGGTGTAGTGTTGCTCTACTGACAGAACCCTGCCAGGCTCGAATTACTAGTGTACAGCGAGAGCAGGAGGCATTAATGTCGTAGGTGTAGCTTCGACCTAACTCATATCGCTTAACTTACATATTTGCTAGGGAAAACCACGAACTCCACGAACGTGTCGCTGAGCTCCAGTCCCAACTCCGGAACTTCCAACGATCTCAGCCTGCCATCGTACCCCAAATCACACCTCAATCTCAATATTCGCTCAATTCGAACATCCGCCAAGCTGAACCCACCCATTATGACCAGCCGCAACCAAATACACAGAAAGAATACATACCTCCACCGCCAGCGTTACCAACCGTGCACGAGGAAGAACAGCAGCCAACAGTAGGTTTTGGGTATAGGATGGGTAATGGGGATGTTGAGGGGTCAAataagagaagaaggattgaTATATTAGAACAACAACCTCGACGGTACGTACATCTGTCTTAATCAGTGGGGAAGCAAAATGGTCAAAACAGTTGACATGTAAATCCAGATTCATCCCGCCGACCCCTGCGTCAGGTGCTTTTGAAGGATCTCAACATCTCCGACATCCTCAGCCCTCACACAATTTCCAGACTAACCGTCCTATGTCTCGTGCGTTCAGCTCTATAGCACCTATGGCTATTCCACGAATGGGAGCTCCAACACAAGTACCTTTGCAGGGCCCTGGAGGAAGACCGAAGAGTACTATAGGACATATGGGAGGTGAGAGGCGTGCAGATGACGGGGATGATATTAAATCACGCCTAGAGTAAGTTTCTGCGACGGAGCAGTGAAAAGAGGATTTGCATTGACGGAACACTGTGATTGCTTTGCTTTACAGAACGTACAGATATGACCCAGCGAACCCTTCGCCGAATCGCCGCGCACCCCAAGAAAGATCTGGAACAACGTTACCTAATCAACACGAACGAAGGTTCAACACCCAATCGCTGCAGACGCAACGACTGCAAATGTCTGTCCCTCAGCGACCGCAATCGAGTTTTGTTCAGAGGCTAAAGATGtcaaactcttctttcgGTATGTCAAATTGTGTCGAACTTAACAACAAGTTTTGAGGTTGGAGCTCACTCGAGATTGATATAGTGAACCGCCCTGGATCAGCCAGACCTACCCCTCTGCAACAGCACATGAGTGCACCGTCGATGAATTCCAGTCAATCCATGGTGATAGGGACTGGGATGGGGGGGGTGCAAGACAGTGCAAGCGTAAGGATGAGGGAGGGTGTACTGCAAGGTGGAGCGAGGATGACGCTGACTCATGGTGTGGGGCAGAGAGGTTCCGGTAATCGATTTTAATATGTGGAGATAGTTTATATACGATCAACaaatggagagatggattAGGACGTACTATAGGTGTAAATGTGCGGAATATCACACTTACATTTTATTCAACAAAGATTAATTAGTCGCAGATCCGGCTTTTCTTATCGTTCATCGTCGTAGAATGCTCATTTAAATGGATAATTATGATGATTGTTATATTGCGTCGGCTGAAGGAGGTTTTGTCAGAACGTTAAAGATTAGCTTATAAACATTTTTTGAGTTAGGGGGGTTGTCGCTGATTCTGCCACAGTATTGGTCAAGAGCTtaataaaaaaaagagagagagattgTTCGGAAAAGTTGCCTGCAGCGAAGACTACTAATCACGGTAGAAACATGATGGCCATCGCAACTATTACTCAAAGATTGAAAAATATCCAGCTGTTCTTTCGCATAACTCTTACAACTACAACACCAGCACCAGGGCCAATTACAGTATAGATCCGACTACGACCCACCTACTTCAATAAGATTAAAACATGATGCGATTTTTgtacaacaacagcagctCTCAATTCTGCGAATACTCCAGCACCTGCCCTTCCAAAAGCTTCTGCATTCCGTTCAATTTATCCACCATTCCCTTCAGCTTTTCCGGCACCGACTCTCTGAATTTGGGGTCGAGGGTATACGTCAGATCGTGCTGTAGGATGTTTCGAGCTCGAGAGGTATCGCCAGGTGGGGGGCAGCCATAGCAACCGTGGAGAGTTCGTCGCTTTGTGGCGGGATCATAGCTTCCTATGTGGACTATAATTTAGGTATTAGCTCGGTTctggaaagaaggacatGTTGTGTTGTGAGTCGGGGAAATCAGCAACGACGTACGTatgttgttgttgtagAACACCGTTTCACCGGCCTTGAGCTTTACCTTGATACCACCTGGCATCTCTCCGTCTCCCAACAGtgccttcttttcatcgGGAGCGCTTACTCTGAGATGAGATTTAGGTACGACAGAGAGACACTCGTCGTCGTATAGAGCAGCATTCCATTGGATGCCGTGATAGTCTTTCTGCAAAGCGGCGATTTCCTCTTGGGGTGTGGCCGTGGGCTTGACGTCGTCTCGATGCCATACAAGGGCATAGGCTGCGTTCGTGGGGTTGACGAGGAGGTTAAACAGCTCTGCGATGGATGATTTAGCCTTCTGAAGGCGTCGTTGTGACCGAAAGTTGGACCAAGTGTGCTCACCGAACTGCATATCCTCCTGCTCACAACCCATCAAAGCTCTTGATACCTCCAACATCCCTTCACTCCCATACCATTCGGCAAACACCTTCTGTCCCAAGTCCGGATGCATCACACTCTGTACACCCCAGATATCCTCTTTATCTTTTGCGTCCCAAGGCGGAAACGGTTTTCCTACAACGCGGACGTTGTCCCATTTGCCGGAACGGGATAGATCGACAACGTGGTCTGCAGATTCACGGAgaagggggaagagatCATCAGGAATGAGGGAAGGGACGATCACATAACCATAGGTGTGGTAGTGTTCAcgaaaagaggagagttCGTCAGGGTTGAACCGTGACATGATAATGGACTAGGTTGGTCTTGGTATTATagaggtgaaggaggtaAGGAGTCGTAATGTAAGGAGATAACATCGATTTTTATAGCATATTGAATTAACCAGGCGAAACATATGACATTGGGCGAACGAACGAGACGACAACAAGAAATCCATCGGGAAAAACGCCGATTCAGAGCGAGCGAGCAGGTGTGCCCACCATTTGGCCAACCCCCTATATCAACTTTACGTTCTCGCAACCGGAAGAGATTACCCGCGCTTTTGCAAACAGCAGAAGCTCATAACCCAAAAGCAGCTCAAGTATGTAAAAAAGACTAATCAGACCTAAAGGATAGAGTTATTCAATCACAAACTCAATTGGCAGGACATGTCGAACGATAGCGAGTGACGATGAACGAAGGCGCCTATGCACGATGAAAATGCAATGATAATGACATACAAATAAATGGTACACTATCTAATTATCCTTGACCTGTTTTACTTCTTAATTTAGTGCTGACCGACGTCGCTATGCCCCAGCCTTAAATCCCTCCAGCAACCAACCAGCCCATGAACAACACAACGTCTACTCGTCCTTCATGCCCAaccgcctcttctcctctgctAACGCTTCTTCTCGTGCTCTTAATTCTGCCTTGGCCAGCGCTGACGCTTGCTGTTTTGATGGGTGGTGGTAAAGCACTGCGCGAACCGATCAGCGACCGCCATCCTAACTGACAAAACCGTGAGACGCTTTTGACAAATACTTACCGACAATATATCTTT
It encodes the following:
- a CDS encoding expressed protein, translated to MSSRLPPSSAHSIKFGHAQSTPPSKSSTFGQGRNDGVLEWLDYAECSLCRDPLLNGAAKGKHYWMTSCGHILCSSDEHQHQEGICTACNKQMELFLIQEGSLPPGHEIWFQNGASLLTGAMEEMKTAMKKNTSALRVMGFQYREMKRSIQHYRDAMKEKDARITSVQREQEALMSENHELHERVAELQSQLRNFQRSQPAIVPQITPQSQYSLNSNIRQAEPTHYDQPQPNTQKEYIPPPPALPTVHEEEQQPTVGFGYRMGNGDVEGSNKRRRIDILEQQPRRFIPPTPASGAFEGSQHLRHPQPSHNFQTNRPMSRAFSSIAPMAIPRMGAPTQVPLQGPGGRPKSTIGHMGGERRADDGDDIKSRLETYRYDPANPSPNRRAPQERSGTTLPNQHERRFNTQSLQTQRLQMSVPQRPQSSFVQRLKMSNSSFVNRPGSARPTPLQQHMSAPSMNSSQSMVIGTGMGGVQDSASVRMREGVLQGGARMTLTHGVGQRGSGNRF
- a CDS encoding RNA cap binding protein, putative, producing the protein MDALIPFTTSGSLVDLVDKKVLVILRDGRKLIGLFRSYDQFANFLLESCVERLHYKLEYADKDIGVLLVRGENVVALGEIDLIAEDMVPLQQVNVQEIEEKISAENKQRERDHAVKESVLSKMGFVNEGKEGDAY